The Echeneis naucrates chromosome 10, fEcheNa1.1, whole genome shotgun sequence genome has a window encoding:
- the LOC115049702 gene encoding protocadherin gamma-A2-like: MRRQVLLFVSVSSLFSVFGQISYSVPEEMLKGSLVGNIVKDLGLDLKRLKTGKARLHIGNSAEYIELNKDKGVLLIKERIDRETLCKQTTPCALHFQIILENPIEFYRVTVEITDINDNAPTFKMDSMLFEISESAVKGAKFVLEKALDSDVGINGLRSYSLNPTDNFVLKLNDNAGGEKEVEMVLEKPLDREKQEHLTLTLTAFDGGEPQLSGTVQIHVTVLDVNDNAPVFTQSTYRASLMENTPKGTSLMTVTATDIDEGAHGLLTYSISSNSEGILDLFEIHETSGEVRLIGKIDYETSKHYQLHVKARDQGGLTDSCKILFDIIDVNDNAPIIDLMSTTQSIPEDSTMQTVVAVMNVHDPDSEDNGVVKCFLSESAPFIIENTSNGFYSILTNANLDRERSSEYNITVTCSDEGVPSLSSSVTLTLQISDVNDNPPVFERSSYEAYIVENNTPGLSIFTVRARDADWDQNARVSYILEDSSVNGVPVSSYVSVSADSGVIHAVRSFDYEQIKDFQFHVKAQDGGSPPLSSNVTVKILIQDQNDNPPQVLYPVQSGGSVVAEMVPRSADVGYLVTKVVAVDVDSGQNAWLSYKLQKATDRALFEVGLQNGEIRTIRQVTDKDAVKQRLTVIVEDNGQPSRSATVIVNVAVADSFPEVLSEFTDFPHDKEYNDNLTFYLVLALAVVSFLFITCLVVIISVKIYRWRQSRILYHSNLPVIPYYPPRYSDTLGTGTLQHVYNYEVCRTTDSRKSDCKFGRAGSENVLIMDPSSTGTMQRIQNEKSILDEPDSPLE, encoded by the exons ATGAGACGACAAGTGCTATTGTTTGTGTCGGTAAGCTCTCTTTTTTCCGTGTTTGGGCAGATCAGCTATTCTGTCCCCGAGGAGATGTTGAAAGGCTCCCTGGTCGGAAACATCGTAAAAGATTTAGGTTTAGATTTAAAACGGCTGAAAACTGGAAAAGCTCGTTTGCACATTGGAAACAGCGCTGAATACATCGAGCTGAATAAAGATAAGGGAGTCCTTCTGATCAAAGAAAGAATAGACAGAGAGACGTTATGCAAACAAACGACTCCTTGtgctttacattttcaaataatcCTGGAAAACCCCATCGAGTTCTATCGCGTTACGGTGGAAATAACAGACATAAACGACAACGCCCCGACTTTCAAAATGGATAGCATGTTATTTGAGATAAGCGAATCGGCTGTTAAAGGAGCAAAATTTGTCTTAGAAAAAGCATTAGATTCTGATGTAGGAATTAATGGACTGAGGAGCTACTCTCTTAACCCAACAGACAACTTCGTTTTAAAACTCAATGACAACGCTGGTGGAGAAAAGGAGGTCGAGATGGTCTTAGAGAAACCTCTTGATCGCGAGAAACAAGAGCACCTCACCCTCACACTAACTGCCTTCGACGGAGGCGAGCCTCAGCTGTCGGGGACAGTGCAAATTCACGTAACCGTGTTAGATGTTAATGACAATGCTCCAGTCTTCACACAGTCAACATATAGAGCTAGTTTAATGGAAAATACTCCGAAAGGAACTTCCTTAATGACTGTAACAGCCACAGATATAGATGAAGGTGCACATGGTTTATTGACGTACTCTATATCAAGTAATAGTGAGGgaattttggatttatttgaaatacacgAGACAAGCGGAGAGGTACGGTTGATTGGAAAAATAGATTACGAAACATCCAAACATTATCAGCTCCACGTGAAAGCGAGAGACCAAGGAGGGCTCACTGACTCGTGCAAAATATTATTTGACATTATTGATGTGAATGACAATGCTCCAATAATTGATTTGATGTCAACTACTCAATCTATTCCGGAAGATTCCACAATGCAGACAGTTGTTGCTGTGATGAACGTGCACGATCCTGACTCGGAGGATAACGGAGTGGTtaaatgttttctgagtgaGAGTGCACCGTTTATCATTGAAAATACATCGAATGGTTTCTATAGCATACTAACAAACGCAAatttagacagagagagatccTCTGAGTATAATATCACAGTGACCTGCTCTGATGAGGgagtcccctccctctccagcagcGTCACTCTCACCTTACAGATctctgatgtcaatgacaacccGCCTGTCTTTGAGAGGAGCTCATATGAGGCCTACAttgtagaaaacaacacaccaggCCTCTCTATATTCACAGTGAGAGCCAGAGACGCTGACTGGGACCAGAATGCCCGTGTTTCTTACATCCTGGAGGACTCCTCTGTGAACGGAGTGCCAGTCTCCTCATATGTGTCCGTTAGTGCTGACAGTGGAGTCATCCATGCAGTGCGCTCTTTTGACTACGAGCAGATCAAAGATTTCCAGTTCCACGTCAAagctcaggatggaggatctcctccactcagtagcaacgtgactgtgaaaatactgatccaggaccagaacgaCAACCCCCCTCAGGTCCTGTACCCCGTCCAGTCCGGTGgctctgtggtggctgaaatggtgcctcggtcagcagatgtgggctatctggtgactaaagtggtggctgttgatgtggactctggacagaatgcctggctctcctataagctgcagaaagccacagacagggcgctgtttgaagtgggcttacagaatggagaaataagaactatccgccaagtgactgataaagatgcagtgaaacaaagactgactgttaTAGTGGAGGACAACGGGCAGCCCTCTCGTTCAGCTACAGTCATTGTGAACGTGGCGGTGGcggacagcttccctgaagTGCTGTCGGAGTTCACTGACTTTCCACACGACAAGGAGTACAATGACAACCTGACTTTTTACTTGGTGTTGGCTCTGGctgtagtttccttcctcttcatcacgtgTTTAGTGGTTATTATCTCGGTGAAGATCTACAGGTGGAGACAGTCTCGCATCCTGTATCACTCCAACCTGCCTGTGATTCCATATTATCCACCACGTTACTCAGACACTTTGGGGACAGGGACTCTCCAACACGTGTACAACTACGAGGTGTGCAGGACGACTGACTCCAGAAAGAGTGACTGTAAGTTCGGCAGAGCTGGTAGTGAGAACGTGCTGATAATGGACCCCAGTTCAACAGGGACGATGCAGCGgatacagaatgaaaagagcatCCTGGATGAACCAGACTCTCCTTTAGAG TGA
- the LOC115050336 gene encoding protocadherin gamma-A7-like: MPFENPPPLCVKWRSYCSSVWPFLFFLCSLGHTVSCQIRYTIPEELKRGSLIGNVAQDLGLDIQRLRSGRARIVSGQSIEYTELQTDKGILVVNERIDREQLCGDVTPCSFSFEVILENPMELHPVKILIQDQNDNPPQVLYPVQSGGSVVAEMVPRSADVGYLVTKVVAVDVDSGQNAWLSYKLQKATDRALFEVGLQNGEIRTIRQVTDKDAVKQRLTVIVEDNGQPSRSATVIVNVAVADSFPEVLSEFTDFPHDKEYNDNLTFYLVLALAVVSFLFITCLVVIISVKIYRWRQSRILYQSNLPVIPYYPPRYSDTLGTGTLQHVYNYEVCRTTDSRKSDCKFGRAGSENVLIMDPSSTGTMQRIQNEKSILDEPDSPLE, from the exons ATGCCGTTTGAAAATCCACCTCCTTTGTGCGTAAAATGGCGTTCTTACTGCAGCTCAGTGTGGCCGTTTCTGTTCTTCCTGTGCTCTCTCGGTCACACCGTGTCCTGTCAAATCCGGTATACAATTCCCGAGGAGCTGAAAAGGGGGTCACTTATTGGTAACGTGGCTCAGGACCTTGGCTTGGACATTCAAAGGCTCCGTTCTGGCCGCGCCCGGATCGTCTCCGGGCAAAGCATCGAGTACACcgagctgcagacagacaaaggcATTTTAGTCGTGAACGAGAGAATAGATCGAGAGCAGCTCTGCGGAGACGTAACACCCTGCAGCTTCAGCTTTGAGGTGATTTTAGAAAATCCTATGGAATTGCATC ctgtgaaaatactgatccaggaccagaacgaCAACCCCCCTCAGGTCCTGTACCCGGTCCAGTCCGGTGgctctgtggtggctgaaatggtgcctcggtcagcagatgtgggctatctggtgactaaagtggtggctgttgatgtggactctggacagaatgcctggctctcctataagctgcagaaagccacagacagggcgctgtttgaagtgggcttacagaatggagaaataagaactatccgccaagtgactgataaagatgcagtgaaacaaagactgactgttaTAGTGGAGGACAACGGGCAGCCCTCTCGTTCAGCTACAGTCATTGTGAACGTGGCGGTGGcggacagcttccctgaagTGCTGTCGGAGTTCACTGACTTTCCACACGACAAGGAGTACAATGACAACCTGACTTTTTACTTGGTGTTGGCTCTGGctgtagtttccttcctcttcatcacgtgTTTAGTGGTTATTATCTCAGTGAAGATCTACAGGTGGAGACAGTCTCGCATCCTGTATCAGTCCAACCTGCCTGTGATTCCATATTATCCACCACGTTACTCAGACACTTTGGGGACAGGGACTCTCCAACACGTGTACAACTACGAGGTGTGCAGGACGACTGACTCCAGAAAGAGTGACTGTAAGTTCGGCAGAGCTGGTAGTGAGAACGTGCTGATAATGGACCCCAGTTCAACAGGGACGATGCAGCGgatacagaatgaaaagagcatCCTGGATGAACCAGACTCTCCTTTAGAG TGA
- the LOC115050337 gene encoding protocadherin beta-18-like: MILINSDPRNKWQVQAFILVFLAKATVCQIRYSVPEEMRKGSFVGNVAEDLGIDAKRLKTGGARIVSGDNSEYVRLDVDKGILVVGERIDREQLCGKTSPCSLNFEMIMTNPMQLHSVTISLRDQNDNPPQVLYPVQSGGSVVAEMVPRSADVGYLVTKVVAVDVDSGQNAWLSYKLQKATDRALFEVGLQNGEIRTIRQVTDKDAVKQRLTVIVEDNGQPSRSATVIVNVAVADSFPEVLSEFTDFPHDKEYNDNLTFYLVLALAVVSFLFITCLVVIVSVKIYRWRQSRILYHSNLPVIPYYPPRYSDTLGTGTLQHVYNYEVCRTTDSRKSDCKFGRAGSENVLIMDPSSTGTMQRIQNEKSILDEPDSPLEL, from the exons ATGATTCTTATCAACAGTGATCCGAGGAATAAATGGCAAGTACAGGCCTTCATCCTTGTTTTCCTCGCCAAGGCGACAGTCTGCCAGATCCGCTACTCTGTCCCCGAGGAGATGAGAAAGGGCTCCTTTGTGGGAAATGTGGCTGAAGATCTAGGTATTGACGCTAAAAGATTGAAAACAGGCGGCGCCCGAATCGTAAGCGGCGACAACAGCGAATATGTCAGACTGGATGTAGACAAAGGGATTCTGGTCGTTGGTGAAAGAATAGATAGAGAGCAGCTCTGCGGGAAGACATCGCCCTGCAGCTTGAattttgaaatgataatgacGAATCCGATGCAACTACATAGCGTC ACAATCTCACTTCGA GACCAGAACGACAACCCCCCTCAGGTCCTGTACCCGGTCCAGTCCGGTGgctctgtggtggctgaaatggtgcctcggtcagcagatgtgggctatctggtgactaaagtggtggctgttgatgtggactctggacagaatgcctggctctcctataagctgcagaaagccacagacagggcgctgtttgaagtgggcttacagaatggagaaataagaactatccgccaagtgactgataaagatgcagtgaaacaaagactgactgttaTAGTGGAGGACAACGGGCAGCCCTCTCGTTCAGCTACAGTCATTGTGAACGTGGCGGTGGcggacagcttccctgaagTGCTGTCGGAGTTCACTGACTTTCCACACGACAAGGAGTACAATGACAACCTGACTTTTTACTTGGTGTTGGCTCTGGctgtagtttccttcctcttcatcacgtgTTTAGTGGTTATTGTCTCAGTGAAGATCTACAGGTGGAGGCAGTCTCGCATCCTGTATCACTCCAACCTGCCTGTGATTCCATATTATCCACCACGTTACTCAGACACTTTGGGGACAGGGACTCTCCAACACGTGTACAACTACGAGGTGTGCAGGACGACTGACTCCAGAAAGAGTGACTGTAAGTTCGGCAGAGCTGGTAGTGAGAACGTGCTGATAATGGACCCCAGTTCAACAGGGACGATGCAGCGgatacagaatgaaaagagcatCCTGGATGAACCAGACTCTCCTTTAGAG CTCTAA